One genomic segment of Cherax quadricarinatus isolate ZL_2023a chromosome 30, ASM3850222v1, whole genome shotgun sequence includes these proteins:
- the LOC128692688 gene encoding tRNA methyltransferase 10 homolog A: MESTESNDTIELNQETETAGKSVQGSEKYQNEDKKEVIIDSSDLLSNGTESQTLSKRQKKKFQKRQKWLDTRQERKKKEKEKLRQRLEAKRAAGEPCGNIRKKLKEVTMAASNCKQRIVIDMSFDNLMIEKHLCQCVKQISRCYSANRRVSDPMQLYVTSFEGKCETIMAKQNGYQNWDVFFKHEYYMDIFPKEDIVYLTSESENVITSLDDSKVYVIGGLVDHNVYKGLCHKLAVEKGIKHAKLPIDDFIEMKTRKVLTVDHVYQILLGVATGKSWKDSFLSVIPARKGATSKGDVTKAHLNDIDSDEEKDVKLSVNHECKATNSMEAVDMINKNGNS; the protein is encoded by the coding sequence ATGGAGAGCACTGAATCAAATGACACTATAGAATTAAATCAAGAAACAGAGACAGCTGGTAAATCAGTTCAGGGCAGTGAAAAGTACCAGAATGAAGACAAGAAAGAAGTGATCATAGACTCATCTGACTTACTAAGTAATGGGACAGAATCTCAGACATTGTCTAAAAGACAAAAGAAAAAGTTTCAGAAACGTCAAAAATGGCTCGATACTAGACAGGAacgaaaaaagaaagaaaaagagaaactgCGTCAACGCCTGGAGGCTAAACGTGCAGCTGGTGAGCCCTGTGGCAACATAAGGAAAAAACTTAAAGAAGTGACTATGGCTGCTAGTAATTGTAAACAACGAATTGTTATTGACATGTCGTTTGACAACCTCATGATAGAAAAGCACTTGTGCCAGTGTGTAAAGCAAATTAGTCGATGTTATAGTGCTAATAGAAGAGTGTCAGACCCAATGCAGCTCTATGTGACCAGCTTTGAAGGGAAATGTGAAACCATCATGGCCAAACAAAATGGTTATCAAAACTGGGATGTATTTTTCAAACATGAATATTACATGGATATTTTCCCAAAGGAAGATATTGTTTATCTTACAAGTGAATCTGAAAATGTAATCACATCTCTGGATGATTCAAAAGTCTATGTTATTGGAGGTCTAGTTGATCACAATGTTTACAAGGGTCTTTGCCATAAATTGGCTGTTGAGAAAGGCATCAAGCATGCTAAGCTTCCAATAGATGATTTCATTGAGATGAAGACTCGTAAAGTATTAACTGTTGATCATGTATATCAAATCTTACTTGGGGTTGCCACAGGAAAGTCGTGGAAAGACTCTTTCCTCTCTGTGATACCTGCCAGGAAAGGTGCTACAAGTAAAGGTGATGTCACCAAAGCCCATTTAAATGATATTGATAGTGATGAAGAAAAAGATGTTAAACTTTCAGTAAACCATGAATGCAAGGCTACAAACTCAATGGAAGCTGTAGATATGATCAATAAAAATGGAAATAGTTGA